In a genomic window of Limisphaera ngatamarikiensis:
- a CDS encoding TAT-variant-translocated molybdopterin oxidoreductase, with protein sequence MKTPHSTGPQADLDRRYWRSPEHGAGAAESREWLEREFPESVLEEPDALSRRDFVRLMSASLLLAGVGLGGSGCRRPEERLMPFAQQPEGYVHGRPEFYATAMPTRTGAIPLVVKVHEGRPIKIEGNDRYPDGNGGTDRWTQASILNMYDPDRARRVARNGQTVPRQEGLDFLAQLAGRLAADKGRGLAILAEPSTSPSRARLRRELQQRYPEATWYEHDPLDLAIHRRAASLAYGRPVQPRFRFDRARVIVSLDCDFLGTEDDAFQHIRRFAQSRRLEQPSDEISRLYVLEALLTLTGAQADHRLRLPASQVGAAALYLARRCGVTGLPEGDPAGLWTEWLDECARDLQSHRGEVLVVAGYRQPLAVHLLAHAINHALGAVDTTLELVPAEEPAPEEGLPALARALRDGRVETLVILGANPVYTAPADLNWAEAQQKARTVVRLGYYEDETFPLCHWHFPLAHYLESWGDVLTSDGAYLPVQPMIQPLFGGLTELEFLARLAGHEVTQPYEIVRETFRQREKPANFEEEWKFFLHDGFRKGPAASLGRLALRSEVVVEAARALSTQQPAADRLEVVWHRDHSLDDGRYANNGWLQELPDPITKITWDNAVLMSRRTAQALGVVNAELVEVRLGDRVVTGPAWVQPGMADHVVALALGYGRERAGRVGRRVGFNAYAIRTAAAPHFAVGATVRGTGRRHVIACTQDHWSMEGRAIIREANLEQFRKYPDFVKRLNLHEPPVVAPLYPNPLDREKEKALHQWGMSIDLNACVGCSACVIACQSENNIPIVGKDQVRRGREMHWMRIDRYYASDPARQTDKRVWRREEKQWRESWIDEVQVVMQPMLCQHCEAAPCENVCPVNATVHDHEGLNVMVYNRCVGTRYCSNNCPYKVRRFNFFDYNKRPLDGLYKGPFARRPQEELELVKMVMNPDVTVRMRGVMEKCTYCIQRIEQAKIQRKVQARDSGDVVVPDGTFTTACAQACPAGAIVFGNIADPNSRVSRLKRQSRDYSVLEFLLTKPRTTYLARIRNPNPAMPDYHEIPLSLAEYTVRSGDPFREEPHAAGPRERGSGAATRLQH encoded by the coding sequence ATGAAGACGCCGCATTCGACAGGACCGCAAGCCGATTTGGACCGCCGTTACTGGCGGAGCCCCGAGCATGGAGCCGGGGCCGCCGAATCCCGCGAATGGCTCGAACGGGAGTTCCCCGAGTCCGTGCTGGAAGAGCCGGATGCGTTGTCGCGGCGGGATTTTGTGCGGTTGATGTCGGCCTCCCTGTTGCTGGCCGGCGTGGGGCTGGGCGGCAGCGGGTGTCGTCGGCCCGAGGAACGGTTGATGCCGTTTGCCCAACAGCCCGAGGGCTACGTGCATGGCCGGCCCGAATTTTACGCCACGGCCATGCCCACCCGGACCGGCGCGATCCCGCTGGTGGTCAAAGTGCATGAGGGCCGCCCCATCAAGATCGAGGGCAATGACCGGTACCCGGACGGCAACGGCGGAACCGACCGGTGGACCCAGGCGTCGATCCTGAACATGTACGACCCTGACCGCGCACGTCGGGTGGCGCGAAACGGGCAGACCGTCCCCAGGCAGGAAGGCCTGGACTTCCTGGCCCAACTCGCCGGTCGATTGGCCGCCGACAAGGGACGCGGGCTGGCCATCCTTGCGGAGCCTTCCACCTCGCCTTCGCGGGCACGGCTGCGGAGGGAGCTCCAGCAACGTTACCCGGAGGCCACGTGGTATGAGCATGATCCGCTGGATCTGGCGATCCATCGGCGTGCCGCCTCCCTCGCCTATGGCCGGCCGGTTCAACCCCGGTTCCGCTTTGACCGTGCGCGGGTCATTGTTTCGTTGGACTGTGATTTTCTGGGTACGGAGGACGACGCCTTCCAGCACATCCGGCGGTTCGCCCAGAGTCGGCGCCTGGAACAACCCTCCGATGAGATCAGCCGGTTGTACGTCCTGGAGGCCCTGTTGACCTTGACGGGTGCCCAGGCGGATCATCGACTGCGTCTGCCGGCTTCGCAGGTGGGGGCGGCGGCGCTGTATCTGGCACGCCGTTGCGGTGTGACGGGCCTTCCCGAGGGCGACCCGGCTGGGCTTTGGACCGAGTGGCTGGACGAGTGTGCCAGGGACCTGCAATCCCATCGCGGAGAGGTACTGGTGGTTGCGGGTTATCGTCAGCCCCTGGCCGTGCATCTACTGGCGCATGCGATCAATCATGCCCTGGGCGCCGTGGACACCACACTGGAACTGGTGCCCGCCGAGGAACCGGCTCCGGAAGAGGGCCTGCCGGCACTGGCCCGGGCGTTGCGGGACGGCCGAGTGGAAACGCTGGTGATCCTCGGAGCAAACCCGGTGTACACCGCACCGGCTGACTTGAACTGGGCCGAGGCCCAGCAAAAGGCCCGAACGGTGGTCCGGCTGGGCTATTACGAGGATGAAACGTTCCCACTGTGTCACTGGCATTTTCCCCTGGCGCATTATTTGGAGAGCTGGGGGGACGTGTTGACCAGCGACGGGGCGTACCTGCCGGTGCAGCCCATGATCCAGCCGCTGTTCGGAGGCCTGACGGAACTGGAGTTCCTGGCACGGTTGGCCGGTCACGAGGTCACCCAGCCCTACGAGATTGTCCGGGAGACGTTCCGGCAACGGGAGAAGCCGGCGAATTTCGAGGAGGAATGGAAATTCTTCCTGCACGATGGCTTTCGAAAGGGGCCGGCAGCGTCCTTGGGCCGGCTGGCCTTGCGTTCCGAAGTGGTGGTGGAGGCCGCCCGGGCTCTTTCGACGCAACAGCCCGCAGCGGACCGGCTGGAGGTGGTCTGGCATCGGGATCACAGCCTGGATGACGGGCGGTATGCCAACAACGGCTGGCTGCAAGAGTTGCCGGATCCCATCACCAAGATCACGTGGGACAACGCGGTTTTGATGAGCCGGCGTACGGCCCAGGCGCTCGGGGTCGTCAACGCCGAACTGGTCGAGGTGCGGTTGGGCGACCGCGTGGTGACCGGGCCCGCCTGGGTGCAACCCGGCATGGCGGATCACGTGGTTGCCCTGGCTCTGGGTTACGGGCGCGAGCGGGCCGGGCGCGTGGGACGACGGGTGGGCTTCAACGCCTACGCGATTCGCACCGCGGCGGCTCCGCATTTTGCCGTGGGCGCCACCGTCAGGGGGACGGGTCGCCGCCATGTGATCGCCTGTACCCAGGATCACTGGTCGATGGAAGGCCGGGCCATCATCCGGGAGGCGAACCTGGAACAATTTCGTAAATACCCGGACTTCGTGAAGCGGCTGAACCTGCACGAGCCGCCGGTGGTGGCGCCGTTGTACCCGAACCCGCTGGATCGCGAAAAGGAGAAGGCACTCCACCAGTGGGGCATGTCCATTGACCTGAACGCGTGCGTGGGCTGTTCGGCGTGCGTCATTGCCTGCCAGAGCGAGAACAACATTCCCATCGTGGGCAAGGACCAGGTACGGCGCGGCCGCGAGATGCACTGGATGCGGATTGACCGGTACTACGCGAGCGATCCGGCCCGGCAGACGGACAAGCGCGTGTGGCGGCGGGAGGAAAAACAGTGGCGCGAATCCTGGATCGATGAGGTGCAGGTGGTGATGCAGCCGATGCTTTGCCAGCATTGCGAGGCCGCCCCTTGCGAAAACGTCTGCCCGGTCAACGCCACGGTGCATGATCACGAGGGGCTCAACGTGATGGTCTACAACCGTTGCGTGGGCACCCGGTACTGCTCGAACAACTGCCCCTACAAGGTGCGCCGCTTCAATTTCTTCGATTACAACAAACGTCCGCTGGACGGCCTGTACAAGGGCCCCTTCGCGCGGCGTCCGCAGGAGGAACTGGAACTCGTCAAGATGGTCATGAACCCGGACGTCACCGTGCGGATGCGCGGCGTGATGGAGAAATGCACCTACTGCATCCAGCGGATCGAGCAGGCCAAAATCCAGCGCAAGGTGCAGGCGCGGGACTCCGGCGACGTGGTGGTGCCGGACGGCACCTTCACCACGGCCTGCGCGCAGGCCTGTCCGGCCGGCGCCATCGTGTTCGGCAACATTGCGGACCCGAACAGCCGGGTGTCCCGACTCAAACGGCAGTCCAGGGACTACAGTGTGCTGGAGTTTCTCCTGA
- a CDS encoding cytochrome c3 family protein yields the protein MSAVFPKWMNRLPLMIVVGVLLIGGGVVAGVWYYFTPKYTRVGYQPIQPVAFSHKVHVDQLGMDCRYCHHDVERSWFSNIPSASTCMSCHNQVLKDDPRLALVRESVATGRPIAWVQVHKVPDYVYFNHAVHVNRGISCVECHGRIDQMEEVYHAKPLSMSFCLDCHRDPASFIRPLDKITDLGWRWSEDPAENTRQQQAQGRWLVEHWRVESLQNCSACHR from the coding sequence ATGTCAGCCGTTTTTCCAAAGTGGATGAATCGGCTGCCGCTGATGATCGTGGTCGGGGTGCTCCTGATCGGAGGCGGCGTGGTGGCCGGGGTCTGGTATTACTTCACGCCGAAATACACACGCGTGGGGTATCAGCCGATTCAGCCGGTGGCTTTTTCCCACAAGGTGCATGTGGATCAGCTCGGTATGGACTGTCGCTATTGCCATCACGACGTGGAGCGGTCCTGGTTTTCCAACATCCCCTCCGCCAGCACGTGCATGAGCTGTCACAACCAGGTGCTGAAGGATGATCCGCGCCTGGCGCTGGTCCGTGAAAGTGTGGCCACGGGACGGCCGATTGCATGGGTGCAGGTGCACAAGGTGCCCGACTACGTTTATTTCAACCACGCGGTGCATGTAAACCGGGGGATCAGCTGCGTGGAATGTCACGGGCGGATTGACCAGATGGAAGAGGTTTACCATGCCAAACCCCTGAGCATGTCGTTTTGTCTGGATTGTCACCGGGATCCGGCCTCGTTCATCCGGCCGTTGGACAAGATTACCGATTTGGGCTGGCGCTGGAGTGAAGACCCGGCCGAAAACACCCGTCAACAACAGGCCCAGGGCCGCTGGTTGGTGGAGCACTGGCGGGTGGAGTCCCTGCAGAACTGTTCCGCTTGCCACCGATGA
- the mpl gene encoding UDP-N-acetylmuramate:L-alanyl-gamma-D-glutamyl-meso-diaminopimelate ligase: MWGDIRSVHFVGICGTAMASTAVALKQQGLQVTGSDLNPYPPMSTFLAQNGIEVMPGYSESNLRHRPDLVVIGNAISRGNPEAEYCLEHKLRYCSLPELLRERFIRGKRSIVVAGTHGKTTTAALLAWVFEHNGLRPGFLIGGLPLNFDGGARFTDSEWFIIEGDEYDTAFFDKRSKFVHYLPECVILNNLEFDHADIFPDLAAIQRSFEQLIRLVPRNGLVLANGDDPNLRPLLGVRFCPVREFGLGEHNAVRAFNLQLGAGASLFEIPSYRFHINLPGEFNVRNALAVVACAKHYGLSNRQIQSAFDTFQGVRRRLEVRGVADGVTVIDDFAHHPTAIRVTLEALRLKYPRQRLWAVFEPRSNTTRRRVFQKDLPGAFAPADCIVIAQVARLEQLDPEERLDPDQVVADLRAAGKQALYLPEVESIVSHLARETEGGDVVVIFSNGGFGGIHEKLLDRLNRRARVGLAALGATAGR; the protein is encoded by the coding sequence ATGTGGGGCGACATCCGATCCGTACATTTTGTGGGCATTTGTGGCACGGCAATGGCCTCAACCGCCGTGGCCTTGAAACAGCAGGGGCTCCAGGTCACCGGTTCCGACCTCAATCCCTACCCGCCCATGTCTACCTTCCTTGCCCAAAACGGCATTGAGGTCATGCCCGGCTACAGCGAAAGCAACCTCCGGCATCGGCCCGACCTTGTGGTCATCGGCAACGCCATCTCCCGCGGCAACCCCGAGGCGGAATATTGCCTGGAACACAAGCTCCGATACTGTTCCCTGCCCGAGCTGCTCCGGGAACGGTTCATCCGGGGCAAACGCTCCATTGTAGTGGCCGGCACTCATGGCAAAACCACCACGGCCGCGTTGCTGGCCTGGGTCTTCGAACACAACGGGCTCCGCCCGGGGTTCCTCATCGGCGGCCTGCCCCTCAACTTTGATGGAGGCGCACGCTTCACCGACAGCGAATGGTTCATCATCGAGGGCGACGAATACGACACCGCCTTCTTCGACAAACGCAGCAAGTTCGTCCATTACCTTCCGGAATGCGTGATCCTCAACAACCTCGAGTTCGATCACGCGGACATCTTCCCCGACCTCGCCGCCATCCAACGGTCGTTTGAACAATTGATCCGGCTGGTTCCCCGGAACGGACTGGTCCTGGCCAACGGCGATGATCCCAACCTGCGTCCTCTACTGGGAGTGCGTTTCTGCCCGGTCCGGGAGTTCGGGCTGGGCGAGCACAACGCCGTCCGGGCCTTCAACCTCCAGCTCGGCGCCGGCGCCAGCCTCTTCGAAATCCCCAGCTACCGCTTCCACATCAACCTCCCCGGCGAGTTCAATGTGCGCAACGCGCTGGCCGTCGTCGCCTGTGCCAAGCACTACGGGCTATCCAACCGGCAGATCCAATCCGCCTTCGATACCTTCCAGGGCGTCCGCCGCCGGCTCGAGGTCCGGGGCGTGGCCGATGGTGTGACGGTCATCGACGATTTCGCCCACCATCCCACCGCAATCCGGGTCACCCTCGAGGCCCTCCGGTTAAAATACCCGCGCCAGCGACTCTGGGCGGTGTTCGAACCCCGCAGCAACACCACCCGCCGGCGCGTCTTTCAGAAGGATCTCCCCGGAGCCTTCGCGCCCGCCGATTGCATCGTCATCGCCCAGGTCGCCCGTCTGGAGCAATTGGATCCCGAAGAACGACTCGACCCGGACCAGGTCGTGGCCGACCTGCGCGCCGCGGGCAAGCAAGCCCTGTACCTTCCGGAGGTTGAATCCATCGTGTCCCACCTGGCCCGGGAGACCGAGGGCGGGGACGTGGTGGTCATCTTCAGCAACGGCGGCTTCGGCGGGATTCATGAGAAGCTGCTCGACCGGCTGAACCGCCGCGCCCGGGTGGGGCTCGCAGCCCTCGGCGCCACGGCCGGCCGATGA